The following DNA comes from Mastomys coucha isolate ucsf_1 unplaced genomic scaffold, UCSF_Mcou_1 pScaffold11, whole genome shotgun sequence.
TCAAAGAAAgtaccaggacatccagggctacattaaaaacaagaaaacaaaaacaaaaacaaacttatctcaaaggtgtgtgtgtgtgtgtgtatgtgtgtatgtgtgtgtatgtgtgtgaagtgttGAGGCCTAGAGGGATGCTCAGTGGGGAAGGTGCTTGCTTTGCAAACCTGGTGACCTCAGTGTGATTCCTAGAACTCGTGTGAATTCGGAAGGAGAGAACGGATTCCAcagagctgtcttctgacctccccatGGCCAGTGTGGCATGTGTCCCCTTCCATCACTCACACACTGAGACTAAGAaaataataagtaagtaaatgagGAGTGAGGCTGCAGGTGTAGCCCAGTGGCACACACAGTCCTGCCTTCCATGAGGTTCGGGTTCTGTCCCCAGGACGGACCCAGTGAATCCCGTGAGTTGTGCTATTCATAAAGTCAGTGCTGAGGACTCGCTCTCCTTGGGAGCTCACTTCAGTGTCTTTGTGTGCAGGGGTGCCTGGGCTTTCCTCAGTCCCCAGGGACAGAGCTGGGGCCCTGAGCATCTTCACTTCAGAGACCCAGGACTTGGTGACTTGCTGAGTCACACAGCCTGTGTGGAGCAGGACTCTGGAGgggctggggatggggtggggtggggagtcagAGAGAGTTGGATGGCGGCCCAAGCAGCTCAGAGGAAATGGCCACAGAGGCAAGGTTATTTTTAGGTGTGGGGCAGCAGCAGAGCCCGACATTCCTCCTCTCCCAATTACAGGGGTCATGGCCCATGTTTCTGTCATAAATGGTCAAAGAGAGAAAAGTGACAGTCACTTTTTCTATTTCACAGAAGCCTTCAGGCATGAAGGCCTGGAGTCACGAAGAACTTTTATGTATACGTCTATTTTATGGGtgcgtgtatgtacatgtgcgtgcacacatgtagaggccagaggttcagCATTGGGTACTGTTCCCCCAAACGCTGTCCACCTTGGGTCCCCTCCCGACAACGATTTGTAATTGTgtgttgtatgcatatgtgcGTCAGAGTGTGGGTGCCATTGGAGGGCAAAAGAGGGCTCCGATCCCCTGGACCTGGGGTTtagaagtggttgtgagctgctgatgtggattccaggaattgaacccGTTCCTCTGCAAGAACGGAACATGCTCTCTCTAACtgactaacctggacccccagcCCTGACGtgggtttctgagacaggatctggaacctggggctcactgatgaagttgggctggctggctggcaagccCCATGGACTCTGTTTCCAGCTCCCCAGTACTGGTAGTACTGTGCCTTGCCTTGCGTTCTAGAGATCTTAAATCAGGTCCCCATGCTCGTATGGTAACAGCTggtgactgggcagtggtgtgCAGAGCTGTGGCTGGACAAACAGCATTAGCGCACTCTGTGACAGACTGGGGTGGGGCCAGTGGGGAGTCTCTTCAGATTCTTTGAACTTCCTGATCTTCAAGGGACAAGGACAGAGGGCCAGAAGCTTGTTGAAGCTTTGCGGTCTGCTGTGAGAAAGATAGTCCAGCTTATGTGAGCAGCCTTGGCTTTGATGGATATCTCTGGTCTCTGTGACTCATCCTGGGGCAGGGGAGGGTCAGGAACACTCATATGACGAGGCCTTGCAGTCCCAGGGGGATTCCTGTACCCTACAGACCAAGAACCTACTATGGTCTGTTGTTTTGAGCCCCAGTATATGCCCCAGTGCATAGTTCTGGGGATCTCGTCATACTCTGCCTTATTTTATCCCACAGAACACATGTCGGAGACGAGACTTATGGCCAGAGACGTCATCAaaactcttccacaggaccaggTCCCCCAACCTTCAGTGGCCTCTGGGGATCCCAGGATGAAGGAGCCTGTGGTGGGGGAAAACCTTAGTCCTGTGAGAGGCTTGGACTTCATGGAATGTGTGGAAGGCAGGTAGGGCCCAACTGGATCCCCTACTGGGCACAGGATGGAATCCTATCTTCTATAtagaggagtgggggagggaaggaggcagggtggGAGAGAACAGGGCAGGGAGCTCCTCAaggtgcccccacccccacccccatagggCTTCAGTGTGTTTCCCTGGATGTCGGGACCAGCACAATGCAGCCTGAACCTGGGCCATCTGCTTTCACTAGCAGAGAGCATATCTgttgctgtctctctgtccagAAGGCAAGGTCCCTCCCTGCTCAGGCTCTGAGACCCACCATTCACAGAAAGAGAGCAGCCATACTGGCCAGGGCAAGTCCTTCTGTGCACAGGCTGGTCAGCACAGCTCTTCATGTGTACCCTCAGCTTCAGGGCTCTCTGCCACTCTGGCTGTGGAATTAGGATGGAATTAGTGTCTCCTCACGTTCTGCTCTATTCCTGAGTGAAGTGAAGCCTGGGACAGTGTTTTCCTGGGGGGGTCTCCCAGGGACTAGGCGGGACCAAAACCTCTCAACCCAGTTGCCAGGCAACCTTCCAGGTTCCTTGTACCCTTGTGACCATCAGAATTGGAAATAGACCTGGGACAATGGGTGTGTGGAGCAGGTGGCCCTCCAGATGCCCTCTGTAGGGACTTTCCAGTGAGCTGCTGCGTCGCTGGTGTGGAATGTGAGGGCAAACCCCAGGAAGGGCTTAGCCAGGCTggtttcaatgtgtgtgtgtatattcaccACACAAGTGTGTCTCCTGTTTCAATGGAgactttttattgttgtaaagatttattttatgtgtctgagtgcttGCCTGCACGTActcatgtgtaccatgtacatccCTGGTGCCTGCAGTACTCAGAGGAGGATgctgtatcccctggaactggaatttcagaTGATTGTAAACAATCGTGTTTTCTGCCAGAGCAACAAGTacctttaatggctgaaccacctctctagccccagagaTTTTCTTTAAActgaaggcatgtgctaccatgcctggctcacttGGGAATTTAAGGTTCAGGCACAAGCGTTTGTTCAGGCATAAGATTCAGGGACGGGTCTCCAAGCAGGATAGACTGAGACCCTGTAGGAAACCAACTGAAGGGGGCTCCAAGCACTCCCATTTGCTCTTGTCTACCATCCACTGCTACCATCAAAGCCCACCAGGTAGGCCCCTCCCCAGGATTCTCTAAAGTTCAGGTGTTTTTCTGGGGGTAACCTGTCCCTGACTTCCAGGCTGGCTCACAAGACACTCCCTAGTACTTCTGCATCTGACTTCCACAAGAGGGAGACATGGGGTACAGGCTGGGATAGGTCCCAAATTGGCCCCTCTGGCTAATGTCTCAGTAGCCCGTGGCTTATCCTGCAGGGGCACATTAGAAATGGCCTTTACTCCAAAGTATACCCAGGGATGAGAGGGGCACCAAGGTTTGCTGCTAACcaacccctcctccccccagTATTCCGCTGCCTTCCTTTTACTGGGTCCCGAGTCCCATAGAAACTAGGCTAGGTGTGTGGTATGGCCTCCCCAGCATAACCACACCAAACTGCTGTATGTCTTCCTGCAGAAGCCAGGTGGCCCTGAGGCTGGCCTGCATCGGCGATGAGATGGACCTGTGTCTGCGGAGCCCCCGTCTGGTCCAGCTGCCTGGGATTGCTATGCACAGGTAACCAGTGGCCCAGGTGGAACCAGACAGGGCTGGGCCCCAGGGAAGCTCTGCAAACCTTGGAAGAAGAGCATGGGAGTTCTCAGGGAAGCTTGAAACCCCTTGCCTTCTAGCCTCGACGTgggtcccccaacctcccacTGGCCTTAAACAGGTCAAGCACCACTCAGGGCCTTTGTGTTGCCTCTCAAGCTGGAGAGTCCAGAGAGATCCCAACTCTGCCCCAGAGGCTCAGGGGCCTTGAAAGTGGGAGGTGCTCCTTGAGGGCAGCTCTGGGCAGCGAGCCAGAGGAACACAGGGGGTCTCTGTGGGCCATGCTGTAATGGGTCACACTCTACATTTCCAGTGCCTATGGCTATAGTAACCACCTTACTCATCTCACGTCTTACAGGCTCGCTGTCACCTACAGCCAGTTGGGTATCAGGGGTATTTTCAGAAGCTTGATTCGAAGCCTCACCAACCTCAGGGAAATTATCTGGTCCCGGAGAGTCTTGACTCCTGGTGCCTGGGTAAGAACCTTGAAGCCCCTATCTAGTCCTCGTGTTATCCTTCCTGTAGGATAGCCAGCAGCTCCTTAGCCATGCTGTCTAGTTAGCCACAGTCTCCACCCTTCTCTATAGTCTCTTCCCTACCTCTTTGCACTTCTGCCCCATCCCAGCAGCCTGCTTGACTGGCTGGTGAACTGAGGGAGGTTCAAGTCCACACAGTGCCATTTGGCCCCCTCCTTCAGGGAGCCGTCCTCTAAAAGAGAGGATGCTCTCAATCATGGTCTCTGGGTCACCTCCCCTGCTTGCCCCCACTGGCTGAATGTCCAAGTTCACACTAAGTCCCAGATCTCCTAACTATGCACAGGTGCTCATTCAAGTCCCCAAGAGCCATCTCCTCACCCCAGGCAGTCTCTGGGCctcactctcttttctctcttggtcCCACAGGTGTCACCTGACCAGGACCCTGGGCAGCTGTTTCCCATGGTGCTGCTGGTCGTCTTGCTGCTGGGTGGGGCCTGGCATTTGCAGTTTCAGTGAGGTGCAGCTGGGGCAGGGCTGgtccctgccccccaacccctaGAGGTGCCGGCACCCTAACCACTCTGTTTTCTGactgtccctttttttttttatatttaactcAGGATAGTGCTGAGGTTTCTTACaggttttctgggtttttgtaaGGCAAATGAGTTCCCACTATACCTCAGGAGCAGTACTGGCTAAATGCCCCTGAGGCCTGGCTGGCCCTTCTCTCTCACCCCTGCTGCCTTCTTCTCTGCAGGCTGGTCCTGTGGCCATCAGTGGGGGGAGTGCTGGCCACACCCCTGTCTGTGAAGCCTTGAGGCACAGAATCTACTGGATTAGATTCCTTTGGGGTGGAGAGTTCAATAAAGTGTTGTTTCCAGGAGAGTTCAATAAAATGTTTCCAGCCAGCCTCCCCGTAGGTCCTCTGTGGGGCAGTTGTAATATTGGAGGTAGACGGTGGAGGAGGCAATTTTAAGTGGTCTCTGCCCCCAGACCTATGTACCATGCCTGCACCTCAAGAGCCGTAAGAATCCCCCGGCCCCAAATTCCCctccagggtttctctgcatagccctggctgtcccggaactcactctgcagaccaggttggtcttgaatgcagagatctgcctgcctctgctcctccacCTCATTATCTTGTCCCTTCCTGCCTGTCATCCTGATGGGGAAGTCTGTCCACATCCTGGGTGTGCAGGTGCAGCTCTCATGAAGAGCTGTGGGGTTGGGTGTGCTAGCAAGGAACCCCAAGGGAGGAGGACCAGGCCTCCCACCACTAGGCTCTGTACCTCCCCAGGCCTGGCCCATTATCTTTCTAGACCAACTGAGGCCTCTACCTGGAACTTTAGTTTCTCTGTCTGCCCATTCCCATGAGACACCAAAATAGTGCCCTCCCTGAATGACTACCAGTGGCTGTGACCACCCGGATGCCTTCATTGTGTCCTTGAATTGTCCCAGACTTCCCAGTTCTGGGTGAGGTGCTTGTTCCGAGTCCCTCCGCTGTCTTGTGCTCTCCCATTTCCACCTCAGCCTTTACCTGGCAGCCCCAGTGCCCTTCCCAGAAGGGCATGAAGGAAATGCCCTCCTGAGAGGAGCCAGTTTTAGAGATGGGGCAACCTGGCATCAAGACCTAGGGTTAGGAGACCGGCTGGTGAGACCTCAGCCTGAAGGACTCCGACCAGAGGTGGCTGATCCACATTGGCCATCAGAGCTGGCTCATTCCTTGGGGCAGGAGCTAATTCTACTATGGCTCTGATTCTCCAGGAGGAAAGGGAGACGGTGGCAGCAGGCATAAGCTCTGCTCTAGGGACAGGAAGAAAGGACCTTTCTGGCCTGGGCAAATGTCACTTAGTGCCAGTGGCCCACCTCTTCCCCACCATCAGCTCTGTGGGCCCCAGTGAACCTCCTAACCCCTCAGCCACAGGCTCCAGGCCCTCACTTCAGCAGTTGTGATCCTCAGGTTGGAGCCTCACTCCAAGCAGTGGGAAACTGGGACACACCTGGCACACCTGGGGCACTCCCTTCTCAGGGTGCAGGTCAGCCTGTTTCTCTGGGCTTTTCTCAGTTTCTAAGCCTTGGGTATCTCTGAACTGGCATCAGCCTAGTAGGTGCCACTTCCATCCTCACACAGCTGCCAGAACAAAGGCCACCTGCTTTTGGGTTCTACTCTTCCAGGGCACAGAACCAAACTCCATAGCCCAAGACGGGTTGCCACCCATTGCTATGTTACCAGGTTTGCAGTCTTCAGTGAGACCAGCCCCAGTTAGCAGTGGTAATAGGATCACTCCAGTGCGCAAGAGTGGGTTGGAGACTTGTCACATTTGTCTCAGCAGTGCCAGTCTCTGATCTTCACATACCTACCTGCCTACAGCAGGCCCAGGGACCAAGTCAGGTGGCTGACTCAGGCCCACAGAGATGGAGGTTCTGGGACAGTAGGGCTACTTCCTTCAGGTGACAAGGCTGTGGGAATGTCTGGGTCCTGTCATGTGACCACACTGGATGGGACCGACCACTCCCTGGGTGCTGTCATGGGATACTTTGGTTTAGGTCTGTAAGACAGTTGACCTCATGCTGGGTTCAGGAGAGGGAGCCCAAGTTTCTAAGAGGGTGAAACCTGTcctccacagacagacaggccgAGGTGCCCCAAACCCAGGACCCAGTCCCCTGAAAGCAAACACTGACAGCTTTCCTGAATCCCCCTCATTTAGGGTCAGGCTGCACTGCCTGCCTGGTGCCAAACTCAAGAGCTAAAGCCATTCTCCAGCTTCAGCTAGGATAGGTGTGCTCACACTCAGAGTCATGCAAACTACTTGCATGAGTGCTGAAATCCACTGGGCATCTGGAAGTCACAAGGCCTGCAAGTACCACTGGCTAGGACCAAGGACAGTTGTACAAGGGTGGGACATGGGCAGTAGGACAGGTCCTGTCAGAGGCTGATAGTCCGGCTGACAAGTCTATCAGATTAGGCACAGGCCtccccaacaacaaaacaagttcATGGGCCTCATTCCCAAGACTCTCATCACAGAAAGAGGAGGCCAGTGGGCAGCTTAGAATGCTCATGTTTTATTATGTGTCTTCCAGGAGCTTTGCTCCACTCCCACTGTGGAGCAGACTGCTCTGAGGGACGCCATAAATACAGTAGGAGACACACTGTCCCATGGATGACTTGCTGGTGGTGGTGTCTCTGTGTGAATGTACAGGGGCTGGTCTAGGAAGGTCAGGGTCCCCACCCCACACCTTACACCGCTCTCCTAGTTTCTTATACAAAGGAACGCCCACTCTGGGGCATACACAGGTACTTAACATGTGCTTCTTAGGGATGTATGGCACATGGGACTCAATCTCCCACCTGTCGAGCAAGTGACCAGACAGACTCAAGGCCAAAGGAGCTAAGGTCTCGCTGGGTGGGCAGCATGCCACAGGTGGCTGACAAGATCCTCTGGCACCAGGCCTAGCTTGAAGCCAAGCAGTGTGTTCACAACAGCCACAGGCTGAGTCTAGGACTGCCCCAGGCTAGCCCTTCTGGATTCACTGAGGAGCTCGGTTGAGTGCAGAAAGCAGAGCAGCATTCCGGCTGGGCAGGTAGTCTGCACAGGCGCTCTTTCCCCCAGCAGCCAGAGGTCCTGTCAGTTAGGGAATAGGCTAAGTCACACATTGGTACTCAAAGGCTCTGCTCTGAGGGAGCCTTAGCCACAGCTGAGACTGCAGTGTCCATTGTCCTCAAGtctgaggaaaagaggaaggcacAGAGGCTCATCCTGGGGCCATTCCACTCAAGGCCCTCAGAGGTCAGGGTCCATGATGTTCTGCATCACATCCACATAGCTGTAGGACTTCCACGCCTGCCAGTTACAGCACCTCAGGATACTTCCCAGCTGCTGCCCGGGGCCCACCTCAAAGGTGCTAGGGAACTCCATGCCCTTCTTCCGCTCATAGATAGAGTGCATCGTCTGCTCCCACTTCACTGGCGACACCACCTGCTGCCCCAGCAGCTTTCTGATGTATTGTGGATGTGTGTACTTCTGCCCACTGACATTGGAATGGACAGCAACCAGTGGCTTTTTGAAGTTAATGGTGTCTAGAACTCTCATCAGGGGCTCCACGGCTGGCTCCATGAGGCAGGTGTGGAAGCCTCCACTTACAGGCAGCATCTTGGTGCGCCGGAAGTGAAACTTAGCAGAATTCTTCCGGAGAAACCTAAGGGCCTGCAGGGAAAAAAGGAAGCCAAGGTTCCAGCTGCTGCTGGCATCCTCATAGACgcacagctctgtgtgtgtgtgtgtgtgtgtgtgtgtgtgtgtgtgtgtaagccaagGTTCCAGCTGCTGCTGGCATCCTCATAGACgcacagctctgtgtgtgtgtgcgtgcgtgcgtgcgtgcgtgcgtgtgtgcgtgtgtgtgtgtgtgtgtgtgtgtgtgtgtgttctgtttttcagacaggctcctaccatgtagtcctggctggcctggaactatgtagactagactagccttgaactcagagaaatcctcttgcctctgcctcccaggtactggaattaaagaagtgcatcaccacacctgattgtatgtttctgtttttgagacaaggttgtaggtaaggctggccttgaagtcactatgtagccacAGCTGGCCCTGAATGCTACATCCttttgcctttacctcccaagtcctgggttGACATGGCTTCAGTGGTGAATGCTTGAGGCATTTGATTGAGTTCAAGATTAGCActggctacacagaaagactcaGAATTCTGGGTCTTGtttctctgcctcagcttccacttGTGTGATGAAGTAAAGACGCCTTCTAGATGGTGGACGGGCAGTGCCGGAGTTAGACATGGTA
Coding sequences within:
- the Bik gene encoding bcl-2-interacting killer; this encodes MSETRLMARDVIKTLPQDQVPQPSVASGDPRMKEPVVGENLSPVRGLDFMECVEGRSQVALRLACIGDEMDLCLRSPRLVQLPGIAMHRLAVTYSQLGIRGIFRSLIRSLTNLREIIWSRRVLTPGAWVSPDQDPGQLFPMVLLVVLLLGGAWHLQFQ